Proteins from a single region of Pseudomonas sp. 10S4:
- a CDS encoding PA3496 family putative envelope integrity protein — MAQPYEERNSALKTRRQQEDQRRMEFRRAIEDRSERRQLLAEIGDFPDELELNYWQAAPVASRRNAQPAR, encoded by the coding sequence ATGGCCCAGCCCTACGAAGAACGCAACAGCGCCCTGAAAACCCGTCGTCAGCAAGAAGACCAGCGCCGCATGGAATTCCGCCGCGCCATCGAAGATCGCTCCGAACGCCGTCAGCTTCTGGCCGAGATTGGCGATTTTCCTGACGAACTGGAACTCAACTACTGGCAGGCAGCTCCCGTAGCTTCCCGTCGAAACGCTCAACCAGCGCGCTGA
- the hexR gene encoding transcriptional regulator HexR, producing MNLLQHIAQSRHLLRKSELKVADHVLLDPAAVMHSSMADLAHSVGISEPTIVRFCRAIGCSGFQDLKLKLAQSLAAGASFGQFAIHEDDSVADYSLKIFDTTLHTLMEVREKLDPVELQRAVSLMSQAQRVEFYGFGASGAVAADAQHKFFRLLLTAAAYSDPHMQAMSAVTLKPTDVAICISQSGRSKDLLITANLVRESGASLITLCPSQTPLAELSTVNLAIDVHEDTEIYTPLTSRIAHLVVIDVLAMGVAMARGPSLVNHLKSVKRSLRSLRLSPKSVKALDD from the coding sequence TTGAATCTGCTGCAACACATCGCCCAGTCACGCCACCTGTTACGCAAGTCGGAGCTCAAGGTCGCCGACCACGTGCTGCTTGATCCTGCGGCGGTGATGCACAGTTCCATGGCCGACCTGGCCCACAGTGTGGGCATCAGCGAGCCGACCATCGTGCGCTTTTGCCGCGCCATTGGTTGTTCCGGTTTCCAGGACTTGAAGCTGAAGCTGGCCCAGAGTCTGGCGGCCGGTGCGAGCTTCGGGCAGTTCGCAATTCATGAAGACGATTCGGTCGCTGACTACAGCCTGAAAATCTTCGACACCACGCTGCACACGTTGATGGAGGTTCGCGAGAAGCTCGATCCGGTCGAATTGCAGCGGGCGGTGTCGCTGATGTCTCAGGCCCAGCGCGTCGAGTTCTATGGCTTTGGCGCGTCGGGTGCGGTGGCGGCGGATGCCCAGCACAAGTTCTTCCGTTTGTTGCTGACCGCAGCGGCCTATTCCGACCCGCACATGCAGGCGATGTCGGCGGTAACGTTGAAGCCGACCGACGTGGCGATCTGTATTTCCCAGTCCGGGCGTTCCAAGGATTTGTTGATCACTGCGAACCTGGTGCGTGAAAGCGGCGCCTCGTTGATCACCTTGTGCCCGAGCCAGACGCCGTTGGCCGAGTTGTCGACCGTCAACCTGGCAATCGATGTGCATGAAGACACCGAAATCTACACGCCGCTGACCTCGCGCATCGCCCATCTGGTGGTGATCGACGTGTTGGCGATGGGCGTGGCTATGGCGCGCGGGCCGAGCCTGGTTAATCACCTGAAAAGCGTCAAGCGCAGCCTTCGTAGCTTGCGGTTGTCGCCCAAGTCGGTGAAAGCGCTGGACGACTAA
- a CDS encoding LysR family transcriptional regulator: MRKSLMRMTLRQLQIFNEVCDLRSYSRAADEMSLTQPAVSLQIRQLEELIGQPLFDYVGKKLYMTEAAEALQRASRDIFGRLENLDMQLSDMQGSLQGQLKLAVESSAKYFVPHLFAAFKRQHPEVNLQLTVVNRGQVIRRLSDNRDDLVIMSMVPQDMGLEFLPFLNNPIVAVAPPEHPLCHMGPLRLQDLEPYTLLMREPGSGTRMACEEYFKEKRVHFTQTQEVASAEAQRECVLAGLGVALLTRHALNLELATGGLIELPVEELPLYRSWCLVQAKAKRLSPVAHAFLAFIRSERVQISALVERFDGKLRELPASS, translated from the coding sequence ATGCGTAAGTCCTTGATGCGTATGACATTACGTCAATTGCAGATCTTCAATGAAGTCTGTGATTTGAGGTCCTACAGCCGCGCGGCTGACGAAATGTCCCTCACACAACCTGCCGTGAGCCTACAGATTCGTCAACTTGAGGAGCTGATTGGCCAACCTTTGTTCGATTACGTCGGCAAAAAACTCTACATGACCGAAGCCGCGGAAGCGCTTCAGCGTGCCAGCCGAGACATTTTCGGGCGCCTGGAAAACCTCGACATGCAGCTGTCGGACATGCAGGGCTCACTGCAAGGCCAACTGAAACTCGCGGTGGAATCCAGCGCCAAGTATTTCGTGCCGCACTTGTTTGCCGCGTTCAAGCGCCAGCACCCGGAAGTGAACCTGCAACTGACCGTGGTGAATCGCGGCCAGGTCATCCGGCGCCTCTCGGACAACCGTGATGATCTGGTGATCATGTCGATGGTGCCGCAGGACATGGGGCTGGAGTTCCTGCCGTTCCTTAACAATCCGATCGTCGCCGTGGCACCGCCGGAACATCCGCTGTGCCACATGGGGCCGCTGCGCTTGCAGGATCTTGAGCCTTACACGCTGCTGATGCGCGAACCAGGGTCCGGTACGCGGATGGCGTGCGAAGAGTATTTCAAAGAGAAGCGCGTGCACTTCACCCAGACCCAAGAGGTCGCGTCGGCTGAAGCCCAGCGTGAATGTGTGTTGGCGGGCCTGGGCGTCGCGCTGTTGACGCGCCACGCCCTGAACCTGGAGTTGGCGACCGGCGGACTCATTGAGCTGCCGGTCGAAGAACTGCCGCTGTATCGCAGCTGGTGCCTGGTGCAGGCCAAGGCTAAACGCCTGTCACCGGTGGCTCACGCGTTCCTTGCGTTTATCCGCAGCGAACGGGTGCAGATCAGCGCGCTGGTTGAGCGTTTCGACGGGAAGCTACGGGAGCTGCCTGCCAGTAGTTGA
- a CDS encoding acetyl-CoA carboxylase biotin carboxylase subunit: MITKILIANRGEIAVRIVRACAEMGIRSVAIYSDADRHALHVKRADEAHSIGAEPLAGYLNARKLVNLAVETGCDALHPGYGFLSENAELADICAERGIKFIGPSAEVIRRMGDKTEARRSMIKAGVPVTPGTEGNVADIAEALVEGDRIGYPVMLKATSGGGGRGIRRCDSREDLEQAFPRVISEATKAFGSAEVFLEKCIVNPKHIEAQILGDSFGNVVHLFERDCSIQRRNQKLIEIAPSPQLTPEQRAYIGDLSVRAAKAVGYENAGTVEFLLAEGEVYFMEMNTRVQVEHTITEEITGIDIVREQIRIASGLPLSVKQEDIQHRGFALQFRINAEDPKNNFLPSFGKITRYYAPGGPGVRTDTAIYTGYTIPPFYDSMCLKLVVWALTWEEAMDRGLRALDDMRLQGVKTTAAYYQEILRNPEFRSGQFNTSFVESHPELTNYSIKRKPEELALAIAAAIAAHAGL; the protein is encoded by the coding sequence GTGATAACAAAGATCCTGATCGCCAACCGTGGTGAGATTGCCGTACGAATCGTGCGTGCTTGCGCCGAGATGGGCATTCGCTCGGTCGCGATCTATTCCGACGCCGACCGCCATGCCTTGCATGTGAAGCGTGCGGACGAGGCCCACAGCATCGGTGCCGAGCCACTAGCGGGTTACCTGAATGCGCGCAAATTGGTAAATCTGGCAGTGGAAACCGGTTGTGATGCATTGCATCCCGGCTACGGATTCCTGTCGGAAAACGCTGAGCTGGCAGATATCTGCGCCGAGCGCGGCATCAAGTTCATCGGTCCATCGGCTGAAGTGATCCGCCGCATGGGCGACAAGACTGAAGCCCGTCGCAGCATGATCAAGGCGGGCGTACCGGTCACTCCCGGGACCGAGGGCAACGTTGCGGACATCGCCGAAGCCTTGGTTGAAGGCGACCGCATCGGTTATCCGGTCATGCTCAAGGCCACCTCCGGTGGTGGCGGCCGGGGTATCCGTCGCTGCGACAGCCGAGAAGATCTTGAACAAGCATTCCCACGGGTCATTTCCGAAGCGACCAAGGCCTTTGGTTCGGCGGAAGTGTTCCTGGAAAAGTGCATCGTCAATCCGAAACACATCGAAGCGCAGATCCTCGGCGACAGCTTTGGCAACGTCGTGCACCTGTTCGAGCGTGATTGCTCGATTCAGCGCCGCAACCAGAAGCTGATCGAGATCGCCCCGAGCCCGCAACTGACCCCGGAACAGCGCGCCTACATCGGCGACCTGTCGGTGCGTGCGGCCAAGGCTGTGGGTTACGAGAACGCCGGTACCGTGGAGTTCCTGCTCGCCGAGGGCGAGGTGTACTTCATGGAGATGAACACTCGGGTGCAGGTGGAACACACCATCACCGAAGAAATCACCGGCATCGACATTGTGCGTGAGCAGATCCGCATCGCGTCCGGCCTGCCGCTTTCGGTGAAACAGGAAGACATCCAGCATCGCGGTTTCGCGCTGCAATTCCGGATCAACGCCGAAGACCCGAAAAACAACTTCCTGCCGAGCTTCGGCAAGATCACCCGTTACTACGCACCCGGCGGTCCTGGCGTTCGTACCGACACGGCGATCTACACCGGCTACACCATCCCGCCGTTCTACGACTCCATGTGCCTGAAACTGGTGGTGTGGGCGCTGACTTGGGAAGAGGCAATGGACCGTGGCTTGCGTGCCCTCGACGACATGCGTCTGCAAGGGGTCAAGACCACCGCCGCGTACTACCAGGAAATCCTGCGTAACCCGGAATTCCGTAGCGGCCAGTTCAACACCAGCTTCGTTGAAAGCCACCCTGAACTGACCAACTACTCGATCAAGCGCAAACCCGAAGAGCTGGCCCTGGCCATCGCCGCCGCCATCGCCGCCCACGCAGGCCTGTGA